Part of the Triplophysa dalaica isolate WHDGS20190420 chromosome 23, ASM1584641v1, whole genome shotgun sequence genome is shown below.
TATTCACAAGACACCggtgtcatttttattttatatggaaaaatgtcagtgttTTAGAGACCTTTGTCTTTGTTACGGTGTGTCCGCATGTGCGTGTAAACAGAGACCAGCGCATCAGTCAGGATGTCGAGCGGTTATGTAAGCAGATGAGCACCATGGCTAGTCGACTTCTTATTTCCCCATTTACCATCTCTTACTACACCTATCAGTGCTTCAACAGGTGAGAAAGAGGCCAGATGTGTTCATCTCTCTTTAATCACATATTcatattaaattatgttttattcagatttttcaaGCTCTTTATTATAATCATGTGCATTTCTTAGGCATGGAACTCATCACCGTGTCATTGCGAGCACCATGTTATActagctacaggaaagctcaaaGCGACCTGTATTTTAACAGActttaaagagaaacatttatACTTTTCGTCAAGCTTTGATCAGATCTGTGACCACGTTTAATATTTGCACAATGAAACGACTTCTTTTCCCTGTGTTGATTTATTAATGTTCTTGTTTCACAGTGCTGGTTGGATTGGATTTGTAAGCATCTTTGGCTACTTCTGTATTGGAATGTTTATTAATAAGATTTTGATTGGACCCGTTGTGTCCATGCTGGTTGAGCAAGAAAGGCTTGAGGGAGACTTCAGGTAAATCTTTTTTGATGGGCTATTTCAGCAGTTCTTTGTGTTCGCCTTTATTCTCATGTGTTTTGCCGGTGTGATGTTTCCAGGTTCAAACACATGCAGATTCGAGTAAATGCTGAATCTGCCGCTTTTTACTGGTCAGTTTGTTCTTTCGGTATTTCTGGCTACAGATTTAAACACACCAAAAGGTGATGACGATGTTGTTGTTCAGGGCCGGAAAAGTGGAACAAATGCGAACCAACCAAAGGCTACAGATACTCTTATCCACACAGAGAagtctgatgaacaaagagttCTGGCTTTACAGTAAGAAcctcttctcctctcttctcTGAGAGCTCTATACTGAAACATCTCAGCTCAGTTGAAATTCAGGGTTGTGGGTTCAAGCTTTTTCGACTTCATTTACAGTAGTTCTCTGTTCCGTGAACACAACATACTGTTTTGTAATCGTCAAACCTACATACTATCATGAGGATTTTTGGTTTGACGGCCTTACAAagtgtattttctcttttcagtTGGGGTGAATACCTTTGACTACATGGGGAGCATCCTCAGCTATGTTGTTATAGCAATACCCATTTTTGCTGGGGTGTACGACGGCCTGACACCTGGAGAACTGAGTGCACTCGTCAGTAGGGTGAGACGCGTTAACAAACATTAAGACAGAGCAGAGAAACCCAATGTGTGAATCTCATGTCCTGTTTGTTTCAGAACGCCTTTGTCTGCATTTATCTTATAAACAGCTTTACACAGTTAATAGACCTTTCAACCACTGTGTCTGATGTCGCCGGATACACACACAGGTGAGGGAGACACATTCTGTTCTGTGCCACAGTCAGTTTTCAAATAACAACGCACGTTATTTCTTTTGAAATTTTAGAATTGGAGAACTAAGGGAAGCAATGTCTGATATTGCAAAGAAGCAGTGCATCCCGGACAGATACGATCCACTGACAAAGAAAACAGGCCACTTCCACGGGTAAGAGTTCTGTatgtaaactattaaaaaagGAACAGGACATGACTGAAAAATGTAACTAATTTTAATAAAACGAAATAAAATTACGAGGGGAATTAAGATGCTAAAGTCGAGTAAAAAAGAAAGCATTAAAAGTTCACCATAACTGTAGCTGTATAATGCACTTTGGAGTTCAAAAAGATAGACCCAAAAGATTTCAATATTAAGTTACTCTTACATTATTAGTTTCTGTTCAAGTGACAAAGAGGCTAACGACATCCCAGCAGACACAGCGTTTGTGTTGGATCGGCTATCTTATAGATCGCCCGTCTCACAGGAGCTTCTCGTGAAGGATCTGACCATAAGGATCACTCAAGGAGAGCACCTGCTCGTGGTAGGAAACACAGGAACCGGAAAAACCTCCTTGCTGAGGGTCCTCAACTTCCTCTGGGAGCCATGCAGTGGTACATGAAAACATTTACTAAAAGAGAAAAAGGAAACAAGCACAACCATTTCTAAACTTGGGGAAACACAGGTTACATATGGACACATGAGGGCGCTATAACATATAAACCACTGTTGTCTTTTACATctgaacattatttttatttgataaagttTGCATCTCTTCTTCAGGTTCTGTGGAGATGACCACATGTTTTGGACCGAGGGGCGTGATGTTCTTACCACAGAAACCATATCTGACTGACGGCACTCTGAGAGAGCAGGTGAAGAAACTCTTGCTCGCATTCTTATTCTGAGATTATATgccaaatatacattttgatcTTGATGGCCCTCTTTTTCCCGCAGGTGATCTATCCGTTAAAAGACATATATCCAGCATCAGGTATAGATGACTCTATTTATAATTCATAAGAAAACGTGATAGTTTATTTAACCAATACATAAAGATGTGGCGCTCCTGATTTAGTTGCATTGTGATTATAGAAACgtatattacatatataattaTGCAAAGAATGTGAAAAACACTTATTGAACTGGTTCAAAAACTTTTCACACTTAAACAAGTTCCAATTCTCATCATAGGGTCTGTAgatgatgaaagaatatttaaatacCTGGAACTCTGTGGTTTGGTAAGACTGCATCAGTTTACAGTTCACAAATAGCTTTTTAAAgctattttgtaaaaaaagcaCGCATTTGTTTCTGTGTATCAGTCGAATCTTCTGAGCAGGACCGGAGGACTGAATGCGAATCCAGACTGGAGTTGGTAAGAAACATACACTTGGACGCATTGCTCCTTTCCTTTTCATCCCTCACAAAAA
Proteins encoded:
- the abcd4 gene encoding ATP-binding cassette sub-family D member 4 isoform X2 gives rise to the protein MPQINNISVKRPKLDWKFLQRFCSILKTLFPSWSNQNVRMFLTLLGVTLSVQLVIYQVGLIPSQFYEVLSDKNYGRFRELVAFAVFLILINSALKSLDQYICSLLYVRWRKTLTEELHDTYFQGCVYYTLNILHKDIDNPDQRISQDVERLCKQMSTMASRLLISPFTISYYTYQCFNSAGWIGFVSIFGYFCIGMFINKILIGPVVSMLVEQERLEGDFRFKHMQIRVNAESAAFYWAGKVEQMRTNQRLQILLSTQRSLMNKEFWLYIGVNTFDYMGSILSYVVIAIPIFAGVYDGLTPGELSALVSRNAFVCIYLINSFTQLIDLSTTVSDVAGYTHRIGELREAMSDIAKKQCIPDRYDPLTKKTGHFHGDKEANDIPADTAFVLDRLSYRSPVSQELLVKDLTIRITQGEHLLVVGNTGTGKTSLLRVLNFLWEPCSGSVEMTTCFGPRGVMFLPQKPYLTDGTLREQVIYPLKDIYPASGSVDDERIFKYLELCGLSNLLSRTGGLNANPDWSWYDVLSPGEMQRLCFARLFYLQPTYAVLDEATSALTEEAEEQLYEACKQLGMTLISVGHRRSLEKHHDVMLRLCEGGKWELAKLKE
- the abcd4 gene encoding ATP-binding cassette sub-family D member 4 isoform X1, translating into MPQINNISVKRPKLDWKFLQRFCSILKTLFPSWSNQNVRMFLTLLGVTLSVQLVIYQVGLIPSQFYEVLSDKNYGRFRELVAFAVFLILINSALKSLDQYICSLLYVRWRKTLTEELHDTYFQGCVYYTLNILHKDIDNPDQRISQDVERLCKQMSTMASRLLISPFTISYYTYQCFNSAGWIGFVSIFGYFCIGMFINKILIGPVVSMLVEQERLEGDFRFKHMQIRVNAESAAFYWAGKVEQMRTNQRLQILLSTQRSLMNKEFWLYIGVNTFDYMGSILSYVVIAIPIFAGVYDGLTPGELSALVSRNAFVCIYLINSFTQLIDLSTTVSDVAGYTHRIGELREAMSDIAKKQCIPDRYDPLTKKTGHFHGFCSSDKEANDIPADTAFVLDRLSYRSPVSQELLVKDLTIRITQGEHLLVVGNTGTGKTSLLRVLNFLWEPCSGSVEMTTCFGPRGVMFLPQKPYLTDGTLREQVIYPLKDIYPASGSVDDERIFKYLELCGLSNLLSRTGGLNANPDWSWYDVLSPGEMQRLCFARLFYLQPTYAVLDEATSALTEEAEEQLYEACKQLGMTLISVGHRRSLEKHHDVMLRLCEGGKWELAKLKE